A window of Armatimonadota bacterium contains these coding sequences:
- a CDS encoding zinc metallopeptidase — translation MMFFGGPLFWLAIFGFLFALWAQFQVRSTFGRYSRVPTATGLTGAEAAERILATYGLHDVRIEPVQGMLTDHYDPRSKTLRLSPEVYASNSVAALGVAAHEAGHALQHKENYAPLALRNAIVPVAGIGSQLGIWLFFIGMILGQGGGWLMDIGILLFVGVVAFTLVTLPVEFDASRRAVAVLAGNGLITPRESQGVRAVLNAAAMTYVAAAAMAIIQLLRLIALRNMSRH, via the coding sequence ATGATGTTCTTCGGAGGACCGCTGTTCTGGCTGGCGATCTTCGGTTTTCTGTTCGCACTCTGGGCCCAGTTCCAGGTTCGGTCGACGTTTGGCCGCTACAGCCGCGTGCCGACGGCGACGGGTCTGACCGGGGCGGAGGCGGCGGAGCGCATCCTCGCCACCTACGGACTGCACGACGTCCGCATCGAGCCGGTCCAGGGGATGTTGACCGACCACTACGACCCACGCTCCAAGACGTTGCGCCTGTCTCCGGAGGTGTACGCCAGCAACTCCGTCGCGGCCCTCGGCGTCGCCGCGCACGAGGCCGGGCACGCGTTGCAGCACAAGGAGAACTACGCGCCGCTGGCGCTGCGCAACGCGATCGTCCCGGTCGCCGGCATCGGCTCCCAGCTGGGGATCTGGCTGTTCTTCATCGGCATGATCCTCGGGCAGGGTGGCGGGTGGCTGATGGACATCGGCATTTTGCTGTTCGTCGGTGTGGTGGCCTTCACGTTGGTCACGCTGCCCGTTGAGTTCGACGCCAGCCGCCGCGCGGTCGCGGTCCTGGCGGGCAACGGCCTGATCACCCCGCGGGAGTCGCAGGGCGTGCGCGCGGTGCTCAACGCCGCCGCCATGACCTACGTGGCCGCGGCCGCGATGGCGATCATCCAACTGCTCCGCCTGATCGCGCTGCGCAACATGTCCCGACACTAG
- the fmt gene encoding methionyl-tRNA formyltransferase, with protein sequence MRVLFLGTPSFALPSLEALASRHGVVAVITQPDRPAGRGRRLTPPPVAVRARELGIPVLQPDRLRDVRAQVEALAPDLGVTVAYGKIIPRWLLDLPAHGCINLHPSLLPKYRGASPIQRAILHGDAVTGVTVIRQTAELDAGDILAQREVPILPDDTAGTLEARLAQVGARLLVEVVDAIGRGEARPAPQDPAAASYFGKLTKEDGRIDWTHPAAQIERHIRAMEPWPKAFTFRGGERVAIRRGRVVSDEGAPGCVLRLTEEGFVVGTGEGALEVVEVQPASGRRMSAADYARGHRLTVGEVLG encoded by the coding sequence GTGAGGGTACTGTTCTTGGGTACGCCGTCGTTCGCACTGCCCTCCTTGGAAGCCCTGGCCTCGCGTCACGGTGTCGTGGCGGTCATCACGCAGCCCGACCGACCGGCGGGGCGCGGGCGGAGGCTCACTCCGCCCCCCGTCGCGGTGCGTGCGAGAGAGCTCGGTATCCCCGTGCTGCAACCCGACAGGCTGCGCGATGTGCGCGCGCAGGTCGAGGCCCTAGCGCCCGACCTCGGCGTCACCGTTGCGTACGGCAAGATCATCCCCCGCTGGTTGCTGGATCTGCCTGCGCACGGCTGCATCAACCTGCATCCCTCATTGCTCCCAAAATACCGCGGGGCGTCACCGATCCAACGGGCGATCCTGCACGGAGACGCGGTAACGGGTGTGACGGTGATCCGGCAGACCGCCGAGCTGGATGCGGGCGACATCCTCGCGCAGCGTGAGGTCCCCATCCTGCCCGACGACACCGCCGGCACGTTGGAGGCTCGACTCGCGCAAGTCGGCGCACGGCTGCTGGTGGAGGTCGTCGACGCGATCGGGCGGGGCGAGGCCCGCCCCGCGCCCCAGGACCCCGCGGCGGCCAGTTACTTCGGCAAGCTGACCAAGGAGGATGGGCGGATCGACTGGACGCACCCGGCCGCGCAGATCGAGCGGCACATCCGGGCGATGGAGCCGTGGCCCAAAGCGTTCACCTTCCGCGGCGGCGAACGGGTGGCAATCCGGAGGGGTCGCGTGGTGAGTGACGAAGGCGCGCCCGGATGTGTGCTGCGTTTGACCGAAGAGGGATTCGTCGTCGGCACGGGCGAGGGCGCGCTCGAAGTCGTCGAGGTGCAGCCGGCCTCGGGACGGAGGATGTCTGCGGCGGACTACGCCCGCGGCCACCGGCTCACGGTCGGAGAGGTGCTCGGGTGA